A region of Sugiyamaella lignohabitans strain CBS 10342 chromosome A, complete sequence DNA encodes the following proteins:
- the CWC25 gene encoding Cwc25p (Splicing factor required for the first step of pre-mRNA splicing; binding to the spliceosome requires Prp2p and Yju2p; heat-stable protein; has similarity to S. pombe Cwf25p; GO_component: GO:0005684 - U2-type spliceosomal complex [Evidence IDA] [PMID 11884590]; GO_component: GO:0005634 - nucleus [Evidence IEA,IEA]; GO_component: GO:0005681 - spliceosomal complex [Evidence IEA]; GO_function: GO:0003674 - molecular_function [Evidence ND]; GO_process: GO:0008380 - RNA splicing [Evidence IEA]; GO_process: GO:0006397 - mRNA processing [Evidence IEA]; GO_process: GO:0000398 - mRNA splicing, via spliceosome [Evidence IPI] [PMID 14690591]; GO_process: GO:0000398 - mRNA splicing, via spliceosome [Evidence IDA] [PMID 19935684]): MSRDLNLKKSWHPGLLKNQEVVWRKEKEALEERKKILERQKEIQQERERNELLSMQDVATGKQRVKRLEWMYSEASGGSMGSSDNEAYLLGKRKIDDSIILGGTKNQEVESLRKDGDNDRFGQKEKSDSTVPYTSAKDLASKVKDDPLLAIKKMQMERAIAKAREEASLSREKGDRQSRDDKYESRHRSSRHRHRESSRERSNSRDREKRRHGYRSSRDDDRDSGHSRRSRDDDSYGHRHGSLRDDDRESRSHRRSEDHRDHHRHDDKEARSRSSRHRDIDHDDERYRRDRGSANYDKYSYKNDDSRWSRSNRDGSFSRRSPGDRESDVRYNRNKDRYEHSGESSPTREADSSGRVSKASDEERQKRLAAMMQDAQTLEESRDKRVKLAQEEDRKAEEEDKKKRLGTHSGQGSFIRTATKNLIDGPTDALRRGRIAG; this comes from the coding sequence ATGTCGCGAGATCTAAATCTGAAAAAGTCATGGCATCCTGGCCTCTTGAAAAACCAGGAAGTGGTTTggagaaaagagaaagaggCGCTAGAAGAGCGAAAGAAGATTCTTGAACGACAGAAAGAGATCCAGCAAGAACGAGAGAGAAATGAGCTTTTATCAATGCAAGATGTTGCCACTGGAAAGCAACGAGTAAAACGATTAGAATGGATGTACTCGGAAGCCAGTGGTGGGTCTATGGGATCTTCCGATAATGAAGCATATCTTTTGGGTAAACGTAAAATCGACGATAGCATTATTCTTGGCGGTACCAAGAACCAAGAAGTAGAAAGCCTTAGGAAAGATGGAGATAATGACCGCTTCGGTCAGAAAGAGAAATCTGACTCAACAGTACCATATACATCAGCAAAAGACTTGGCAAGTAAAGTTAAAGATGATCCTCTTCTTGCAATCAAGAAGATGCAAATGGAACGAGCTATTGCCAAAGCCAGAGAGGAGGCATCCCTTAGTCGAGAGAAAGGTGACCGGCAGTCACGAGatgataaatatgaaaGTCGGCATAGGAGTTCACGACACAGGCATCGTGAAAGCTCACGTGAGAGGTCAAATAGTAGAGACCGAGAAAAGCGACGTCATGGCTATCGAAGCTCGAGAGATGATGACAGAGATAGTGGTCATAGTCGACGTTCAAGAGATGATGATAGTTATGGCCATAGACATGGCAGTCTGAGAGATGATGACAGGGAAAGTCGTAGTCATAGAAGATCAGAGGATCACAGGGACCACCATAGGCATGACGATAAGGAGGCTCGAAGCAGAAGTTCAAGGCATAGAGACATAGACCATGATGATGAGCGGTACAGAAGAGATAGGGGTTCTGCGAATTACGATAAATACTCGTACAAAAATGATGATTCTCGCTGGTCTAGAAGTAATAGAGATGGTAGCTTTTCGCGTAGGAGTCCTGGAGACCGCGAAAGCGATGTTCGATATAACAGAAACAAAGATCGATATGAACATTCTGGAGAGTCAAGTCCAACACGTGAAGCTGATAGCTCTGGTCGGGTATCGAAAGCGTCTGACGAGGAGCGCCAGAAGAGATTGGCTGCTATGATGCAGGATGCACAAACTCTGGAAGAGTCTCGAGATAAAAGAGTCAAGTTggctcaagaagaagataggAAAGCAGAGGAGgaagacaagaaaaagagattAGGAACTCATTCTGGACAAGGTTCATTTATTAGAACTGCAACAAAGAATCTAATAGATGGACCTACAGACGCCCTCCGCAGAGGAAGAATAGCAGGGTAA
- the CGR1 gene encoding Cgr1p (Protein involved in nucleolar integrity and processing of pre-rRNA; has a role in processing rRNA for the 60S ribosome subunit; transcript is induced in response to cytotoxic stress but not genotoxic stress; relocalizes from nucleus to nucleolus upon DNA replication stress; GO_component: GO:0005730 - nucleolus [Evidence IEA]; GO_component: GO:0005730 - nucleolus [Evidence IDA] [PMID 11116400]; GO_component: GO:0005634 - nucleus [Evidence IEA]; GO_component: GO:0005634 - nucleus [Evidence IDA] [PMID 22842922]; GO_component: GO:0030687 - preribosome, large subunit precursor [Evidence IDA] [PMID 17443350]; GO_function: GO:0003674 - molecular_function [Evidence ND]; GO_process: GO:0006364 - rRNA processing [Evidence IEA]; GO_process: GO:0006364 - rRNA processing [Evidence IDA] [PMID 11932453]; GO_process: GO:0042254 - ribosome biogenesis [Evidence IEA]; GO_process: GO:0042254 - ribosome biogenesis [Evidence IMP] [PMID 11116400]) translates to MFSYLLKKTGLKSDDQENLTDNKMAQVAEKKVSLETKGTQTSSPQVQSDIKDVVDAPAPSKPLGMRVSGKQWKESKKPLRTNAVVKTAWEKKRLAQLELKAIKAKEKELKDEKQAATQARIKAIKEKKAAKEEKERYAKLSEKMHAKRVARLRKREKRNKLLKER, encoded by the coding sequence ATGTTTAGCTATCTGTTAAAGAAAACCGGTTTGAAATCAGACGACCAAGAGAATCTGACTGACAACAAGATGGCTCAAGTGGCTGAGAAAAAGGTTTCTCTTGAGACCAAGGGTACCCAAACTAGTAGCCCTCAAGTACAATCTGACATCAaggatgttgttgatgctcctgctccaaGCAAGCCCTTGGGAATGAGAGTTTCCGGCAAGCAATGGAAAGAGTCTAAAAAGCCATTAAGAACAAACGCTGTTGTCAAGACCGCTTGGGAGAAAAAGCGTTTGGCCCAATTAGAATTAAAGGCCATCAAGGCAAAAGAGAAGGAGCTCAAGGATGAGAAGCAGGCTGCTACTCAGGCTCGAATCAAGGCCatcaaggagaagaaggctgccaaggaagagaaggagCGGTACGCCAAACTATCTGAGAAAATGCATGCCAAGAGAGTCGCAAGACTAAGGAAACGTGAGAAGAGAAACAAGCTCCTCAAGGAGAGGTAA
- a CDS encoding C6 transcription factor (top hit is XP_002974472.1 originated in Selaginella moellendorffii) has translation MEAKPPTLTPKAQRRQVQRSSNGCWTCKKRKKKCDETYPLCQRCIKAKITCFGYGEKPAWFERKSNSKSRKPNDGAAGGLHLAATSAFPYSIFANDAAGSGPTVSDGLLDKTARLKNHEAELLLYYLEFVFPLQWQYYKGSFSWLLPLLRQSKPLYQAVLSMSSLLVTLPLQEPSFTIDNETQTQHQLALQELRNTITFAQAESGDGLVKMEGASPDIEGTGGAGGSDTAPTTTGDDDIDPSITGQTVAAAAVAVATAAPPPPSSSTASAMLLPGIHSLVANVMLLSFELFQGGYQNWQQHIVTGSALVSMMTSAGTQPVESEAETFLVSAMIWMELVSTGTTGLPCPSSSFLDKLLETSPDLVPLEQIMGCKTKVLVQLNEVAKLNALKIDRMGEFKYTRPLLSLSSEVSDRAELDGNAGDVSDSTSAEVTATASEALSALIVSEITERAEVIKRELEFALTDSLTTDSTLIENTTRLYALAILIYLYGITSGFYPESTEISNAVERGIIILNNIPPKYYRSLVLPICIIGSMAKPHFHDFFEAVFGNDAHQLAFGNVSQVRKVIKHTWILRNTLAAVTAEQGFASSEHARTDVNWFDSMKDLNILVLLV, from the coding sequence ATGGAAGCCAAACCACCTACTCTGACACCTAAAGCGCAACGACGCCAGGTCCAAAGAAGCAGCAATGGATGCTGGACGTGTAAGAAGCGTAAGAAGAAGTGTGACGAAACATATCCTCTGTGTCAAAGATGTATCAAAGCTAAGATCACATGTTTTGGCTACGGAGAGAAACCAGCATGGTTTGAACGTAAATCCAATTCAAAGTCCAGGAAACCAAACGATGGAGCCGCGGGCGGTTTACACCTGGCCGCGACGTCGGCTTTCCCATATTCGATTTTCGCGAACGATGCTGCTGGGTCGGGTCCCACTGTGTCGGATGGTTTATTGGACAAGACTGCTAGATTGAAAAATCACGAGGCAGAGTTACTCTTGTACTACTTGGAATTCGTGTTTCCTTTACAATGGCAGTATTATAAAGGTTCTTTTAGTTGGCTGTTGCCTCTATTAAGGCAATCCAAACCTCTGTATCAGGCTGTCTTGTCTATGTCTTCCTTACTAGTAACTCTGCCATTGCAAGAGCCTTCTTTTACTATAGATAATGAGACTCAGACGCAACATCAGCTGGCTCTACAAGAATTGCGAAATACGATTACTTTTGCTCAAGCTGAATCTGGCGATGGCCTCGTGAAGATGGAAGGGGCCAGCCCTGATATTGAGggtactggtggtgctggcggATCAGATACTGCTCCTACTACcactggtgatgatgatattgatccTAGTATCACTGGACAaacagttgctgctgctgcagtgGCTGTGGCCACCGCTGCTCCACCGCCACCAAGTTCATCCACAGCTTCAGCGATGTTACTTCCTGGCATCCATTCTTTAGTTGCCAATGTTATGCTGTTGTCATTTGAATTATTTCAAGGAGGATATCAAAACTGGCAACAGCATATTGTCACTGGTAGTGCACTTGTGTCGATGATGACTAGTGCTGGTACCCAGCCTGTGGAATCAGAGGCGGAAACTTTCCTCGTATCGGCTATGATTTGGATGGAACTAGTTTCCACTGGTACCACTGGTTTGCCGTGTCCATCGAGCTCTTTCCTGGACAAATTGTTAGAGACGTCTCCAGACCTAGTTCCACTGGAGCAGATAATGGGATGCAAGACAAAAGTTCTAGTACAATTGAATGAAGTTGCAAAACTCAACGCTCTCAAGATTGATCGAATGGGCGAGTTTAAATACACTCGACCATTATTGTCACTTTCCAGTGAAGTCAGTGACCGTGCAGAACTGGATGGTAATGCTGGTGATGTGTCAGACTCTACTAGCGCTGAAGTCACTGCCACAGCAAGTGAGGCTCTATCAGCTCTTATTGTATCAGAAATCACGGAACGAGCTGAAGTGATAAAACGAGAACTTGAATTTGCACTAACGGACTCTCTTACAACTGACTCTACCTTGATTGAAAACACTACAAGACTGTATGCACTTGCTATTTTGATTTACTTGTATGGTATCACTTCTGGCTTCTATCCAGAGAGTACTGAAATTTCGAATGCTGTGGAGAGAGGTATTATCATTCTGAACAACATTCCACCAAAGTACTATCGAagtctggtgctgccaattTGTATTATAGGGTCGATGGCAAAGCCACACTTTCACGATTTTTTCGAGGCAGTATTTGGCAATGACGCTCATCAACTGGCTTTTGGTAACGTTAGTCAAGTACGTAAAGTCATCAAACACACATGGATCTTGCGAAATACTCTAGCTGCCGTCACCGCAGAACAAGGGTTTGCGAGCAGCGAACACGCTCGTACAGACGTCAACTGGTTTGATTCGATGAAAGATCTTAATATTCTTGTATTACTCGTATAA
- the RIM101 gene encoding alkaline-responsive transcriptional regulator RIM101 — protein MNNSAPYQTLYTNTYTTQNSGVLGETHEFQTNSTLTVPVTSPAQSEGSPTTPKSSVSGASATSVSSIDSLVATPNTNIHTGDQQQMKLASESIHAAAAAAAAAAANYELLPSPPISAQDVVGDNQPPPALGALDSITPPGEYDGATPNSLGSSKGESSMSPKSLPNNSPNSSMYDASYSAEPVLRCKWLTCQESFPTPEDLYNHLCEAHVGRRCTNNLSLACRWDSCRVITVKRDHITSHIRVHVPLKPYKCEFCKKTFKRPQDLKKHVKTHADDTLVSRVPSLKREYLYGQPGSAPGSYPLQPHQPIPALVSMNSGPAEYPYPPLYSQQPMMSSQGYSPAVPQMTRQSPPQQHQQQPSRYTSGYEEPSPNRKRAFDATADLFDDIKRSRIAPIYSNEMSNRLSSMESILTISPNTWGYTYYSDPVSKPVSSQTAMQSNPVSAPAANMNNSSRALPSFRSTQELLDADQFLSQLSSNIYSNYSGSSVSSASSSEDQYSYNQRLPLQTQPQPPQQQPQQPMVQPQHQQLPAHSYNHQSSYPVTHNYPQKLGPAPTTTSSSTSMYPVLNSSTDFNAGYPQIASRYEYDYSKRQSVGVSQRAAPPSSSTSVDDLTDSLKKVDIEDKKSDSESGSDSEEPDAKEQMTKHLNIVAALRKVIAELLKEEQAKHVEKDASSSASTQLYPSVAAY, from the coding sequence ATGAACAATTCAGCTCCATATCAAACACTATACACCAACACCTATACCACACAAAATAGTGGTGTTTTAGGCGAGACACATGAGTTCCAAACCAACTCGACCTTGACAGTGCCAGTAACATCACCAGCTCAGTCTGAAGGCTCGCCAACAACCCCCAAGTCATCAGTTTCAGGAGCCTCGGCTACCTCGGTTTCTTCTATAGATTCATTGGTAGCAACTCCAAATACCAATATTCACACTGGTgaccaacaacaaatgaAGCTGGCTTCAGAATCTATTCATGCTGCAGCCGCCGCTGCcgcagcagctgctgctaattACGAATTATTGCCATCTCCACCTATTTCTGCTCAGGATGTGGTTGGCGACAACcaaccacctccagcacTCGGTGCTCTGGACTCTATTACCCCTCCAGGTGAATATGACGGAGCAACTCCTAATAGTTTGGGTAGTTCAAAGGGAGAATCGTCAATGTCTCCAAAGTCACTACCTAACAACTCACCTAATTCAAGCATGTACGATGCTAGCTACTCTGCCGAACCTGTGTTGAGATGCAAATGGCTGACTTGTCAAGAGAGTTTTCCTACTCCTGAAGACCTGTATAACCACTTGTGTGAGGCCCATGTAGGCAGAAGATGTACCAACAATCTTTCCCTCGCTTGTAGATGGGACAGCTGCCGTGTCATCACAGTTAAGAGAGATCATATCACTTCACACATTCGAGTGCATGTGCCTCTTAAACCATACAAGTGTGAATTCTGCAAAAAGACATTCAAGCGACCCCAGGATCTGAAAAAGCATGTCAAGACCCATGCTGACGATACTTTAGTATCTAGAGTACCTTCACTTAAAAGAGAGTATCTCTATGGACAACCAGGCTCTGCTCCAGGTTCTTATCCTTTACAACCTCATCAACCTATTCCTGCTTTAGTGAGTATGAACAGTGGACCTGCTGAATATCCATATCCACCATTGTACTCGCAACAGCCAATGATGTCGTCCCAAGGATACAGTCCTGCTGTTCCACAAATGACTCGCCAATCGCCTccacaacagcaccagcagcaacccAGTCGATATACCAGCGGATATGAAGAGCCTTCACCTAACAGAAAGCGTGCTTTTGATGCCACTGCTGATCTATTTGACGATATTAAGAGATCACGAATTGCTCCAATCTATTCAAATGAGATGTCTAACCGACTGTCATCAATGGAGTCTATTCTGACCATCTCGCCAAATACATGGGGATATACTTACTACTCTGATCCGGTCAGTAAGCCAGTGAGTTCGCAAACTGCCATGCAATCGAATCCTGTCagtgctcctgctgccaatATGAACAACTCCAGCCGAGCTCTGCCATCGTTCCGATCAACTCAAGAGCTACTGGATGCCGACCAGTTCCTATCACAACTGTCTTCAAACATCTACAGCAACTACTCGGGCTCGTCTGTTTCTTCAGCCAGCTCTAGCGAAGACCAGTACAGCTACAACCAAAGACTGCCTTTACAGacacaaccacaaccaccacaacaacaaccacagcaGCCAATGGTGCAACctcaacaccaacaactACCAGCACATTCGTACAATCACCAGTCGTCGTACCCTGTTACCCACAACTATCCACAGAAACTGGGTCCAGCACCAACGACAACATCTTCGTCAACGAGTATGTATCCCGTGTTGAACTCTTCTACAGACTTCAACGCTGGATATCCACAAATTGCCAGCCGGTACGAATACGACTACTCAAAGAGACAGTCAGTTGGCGTGAGTCAGCGTGCTGCTCCACCTTCATCCTCTACGTCTGTTGACGACCTGACAGATTCTCTAAAGAAGGTCGATATCGAGGACAAGAAATCTGACAGCGAAAGTGGCAGCGATTCCGAGGAGCCTGACGCCAAAGAGCAGATGACCAAACACCTCAACATCGTTGCTGCTCTACGAAAAGTCATTGCCGAGCTGCTCAAGGAAGAGCAAGCCAAGCACGTCGAAAAGGACGCCTCGTCGTCCGCGTCCACCCAGCTGTACCCCAGTGTTGCTGCTTACTAA
- the TEF1 gene encoding translation elongation factor EF-1 alpha (Translational elongation factor EF-1 alpha; also encoded by TEF1; functions in the binding reaction of aminoacyl-tRNA (AA-tRNA) to ribosomes; TEF2-RFP levels increase during replicative aging; may also have a role in tRNA re-export from the nucleus; TEF2 has a paralog, TEF1, that arose from the whole genome duplication; GO_component: GO:0005737 - cytoplasm [Evidence IEA,IEA,IEA]; GO_component: GO:0005737 - cytoplasm [Evidence IDA] [PMID 20032305]; GO_component: GO:0005856 - cytoskeleton [Evidence IEA,IEA]; GO_component: GO:0005853 - eukaryotic translation elongation factor 1 complex [Evidence ISS] [PMID 3026912]; GO_function: GO:0019003 - GDP binding [Evidence IDA] [PMID 17925388]; GO_function: GO:0005525 - GTP binding [Evidence IEA,IEA]; GO_function: GO:0005525 - GTP binding [Evidence IDA] [PMID 17925388]; GO_function: GO:0003924 - GTPase activity [Evidence IEA]; GO_function: GO:0003779 - actin binding [Evidence IEA]; GO_function: GO:0000166 - nucleotide binding [Evidence IEA]; GO_function: GO:0003746 - translation elongation factor activity [Evidence IEA,IEA]; GO_function: GO:0003746 - translation elongation factor activity [Evidence IMP] [PMID 10514524]; GO_process: GO:0006184 - GTP catabolic process [Evidence IEA]; GO_process: GO:0006409 - tRNA export from nucleus [Evidence IGI,IMP] [PMID 10766739]; GO_process: GO:0006409 - tRNA export from nucleus [Evidence IGI,IMP] [PMID 17203074]; GO_process: GO:0006412 - translation [Evidence IEA]; GO_process: GO:0006414 - translational elongation [Evidence IEA,IEA,IEA]; GO_process: GO:0006414 - translational elongation [Evidence IMP] [PMID 10514524]): MITGTSQADCAILIIAGGVGEFEAGISKDGQTREHALLAFTLGVRQLIVAVNKMDSVKWSEARFEEIVKETSNFIKKVGYNPKTVAFVPISGWNGDNMIEASTNCPWYKGWQKETKASGVVKGKTLLEAIDSIEPPVRPSDKPLRLPLQDVYKIGGIGTVPVGRVETGVIKAGMVVTFAPAGVTTEVKSVEMHHEQLVEGLPGDNVGFNVKNVSVKEIRRGNVCGDSKNDPPQGCASFNAQVIIFNHPGQISAGYSPVLDCHTAHIACKFAELIEKIDRRTGKKTEDSPKFVKAGDAAIVKMIPTKPMCVEAFTEYPPLGRFAVRDMRVTVAVGVIKSVDKSQAAGKVTKSAQKAAKK, translated from the coding sequence ATGATTACCGGTACTTCTCAAGCCGATTGTGCCATCCTTAtcattgctggtggtgtcGGTGAGTTCGAGGCTGGTATCTCCAAGGACGGTCAAACCCGTGAGCACGCTCTTCTTGCTTTCACCCTTGGTGTCAGACAACTTATTGTTGCTGTCAACAAGATGGACTCCGTCAAGTGGTCCGAGGCCCGTTTCGAGGAAATCGTCAAGGAGACCTCCAACTTCATCAAGAAGGTTGGTTACAACCCCAAGACTGTTGCTTTCGTCCCCATCTCTGGTTGGAACGGTGACAACATGATTGAGGCCTCTACCAACTGTCCTTGGTACAAGGGATGGCAAAAGGAGACCAAGGCCAGTGGTGTCGTTAAGGGTAAGACCCTTCTCGAGGCCATTGACTCTATTGAGCCTCCTGTGAGACCTTCCGACAAGCCCCTCCGTCTTCCCCTCCAAGATGTTTACAAGATTGGTGGTATCGGAACTGTGCCCGTCGGTCGTGTTGAGACTGGTGTTATCAAGGCCGGTATGGTTGTTACCTTTGCCCCCGCTGGTGTCACCACTGAAGTCAAGTCCGTCGAGATGCACCACGAGCAACTTGTTGAGGGTCTTCCCGGTGACAACGTTGGTTTCAACGTCAAGAACGTTTCCGTCAAGGAAATCAGACGTGGTAACGTCTGTGGTGACTCTAAGAACGATCCTCCTCAAGGATGTGCTTCTTTCAACGCCCAAGTTATCATCTTCAACCACCCTGGTCAAATCTCTGCTGGTTACTCTCCAGTCTTGGATTGTCACACTGCCCACATTGCCTGTAAGTTCGCCGAGCTCATTGAGAAGATCGACAGACGTACTGGTAAGAAGACTGAGGACTCTCCTAAGTTCGTCAAGGCCGGTGATGCTGCCATCGTTAAGATGATCCCCACCAAGCCCATGTGTGTTGAGGCCTTCACTGAGTACCCTCCTCTTGGTCGTTTCGCCGTCCGTGACATGCGTGTCACTGTCGCCGTCGGTGTCATCAAGTCTGTTGACAAGTCtcaagctgctggtaaGGTTACCAAGTCTGCTCAAAAGGCtgccaagaaataa